From Cannabis sativa cultivar Pink pepper isolate KNU-18-1 chromosome 8, ASM2916894v1, whole genome shotgun sequence, a single genomic window includes:
- the LOC115699650 gene encoding uncharacterized protein LOC115699650, translating into MILDKGSMQSNLECFLHCTTPVVQSQFLPKTEIRNLNSLWHPWEREKVEYFTLADLWGCYDEWSAYGAGVPIALDQEETLVQYYVPYLSAIQIFTSNSSINSFREEAEAGECETRDSYSDSLSDDSESDKLWRWDGCSSEEGGFEQDNNSIHLNDRLGHLYFQYFERSTPYGRVPLMDKINGLAQRYPGLMSLRSVDLSPASWMAVAWYPIYHIPMGRTIKDLSTCFLTYHTLSSSFQDMDVEDEIDENNNNNNVGMRKRKEGDGISLPPFGLATYKMQGNVWVSAKCGRDQERLLSLLSVADSWLKQLRVQHHDFNYFTGSAIIRR; encoded by the exons ATGATTTTGGATAAAGGGTCAATGCAATCAAATCTTGAATGTTTCCTCCATTGCACAACACCGGTGGTTCAATCTCAATTTCTACCTAAG ACTGAGATTCGCAACCTGAACAGTCTATGGCACCCATGGGAAAGAGAAAAGGTCGAGTATTTCACATTGGCTGATCTGTGGGGCTGTTACGATGAATGGAGTGCATATGGAGCCGGTGTTCCGATTGCCTTGGATCAAGAAGAAACGCTCGTTCAATACTATGTCCCTTATCTTTCAGCTATTCAAATTTTCACAAGCAATTCTTCCATTAACAGTTTCAG AGAAGAGGCAGAAGCGGGTGAGTGTGAAACAAGAGATTCTTATAGTGATTCACTTAGCGATGATAGTGAGAGCGATAAGCTATGGAGATGGGATGGGTGTTCTTCAGAGGAAGGAGGGTTTGAGCAAGATAACAATTCTATTCATCTAAATGATAGATTGGGTCATCTTTATTTTCAATACTTTGAGAGATCAACTCCTTATGGAAGAGTCCCTCTAATGGATAAG ATCAATGGATTGGCTCAAAGATACCCTGGTTTGATGTCACTTAGAAGTGTTGATCTTTCACCAGCTAGCTGGATGGCAGTTGCCtg GTACCCAATATATCACATCCCAATGGGTAGGACCATTAAGGACTTATCGACTTGTTTCCTTACATATCACACTCTCTCATCTTCTTTCCaag ACATGGATGTTGAAGATGAGAttgatgaaaataataataacaataatgtgGGGATGAGGAAGAGAAAGGAAGGAGATGGGATTTCTCTACCACCATTTGGGTTGGCCACTTATAAGATGCAAGGCAATGTGTGGGTCTCGGCCAAGTGTGGCCGGGACCAAGAGAGGCTTTTGTCCCTTTTGAGCGTGGCCGATTCTTGGCTAAAGCAACTACGGGTCCAGCACCATGACTTCAATTACTTTACTGGGTCTGCGATTATTCgtcgataa